The Nicotiana tabacum cultivar K326 chromosome 5, ASM71507v2, whole genome shotgun sequence sequence gtttaaaatttcaggacaaaatagGTATGggctaatctctaaatagcatccATGAGAATGACTATTTGTGCACTTGCCCCCAAAATCACGAGCCCACTCTGGAATGCTTCTATGCTTTTGCACGAGCCCATTGCTTCCTTCTTTCAAGATATTTCATCTAAAGCAAGAAGAGTAGGCGTTGTTCATGATTTCTTAATGTCCTATAAAGTTCAAGATTTTTCTTCCTTTCCCAATATTGAATCCTATATCTTCCTCTGCACTTCTAGTTTCGATATGTACTGTAGTCACAAATGTAGAGTAGCGGGGATGCCCATCCCGCTTGAAGAAGAACAACTTAAAAAGCTACCCTCTCTCAAAGGATGTTACCCCGATGACATATTCGTGCACCTAGGAGCTTTTCAGACTCAGTATATAAGTCTTAGCACGGGCGATATTTATAATACAAGCCAAGTAGTTGAAGGTAGTAGTACTTTTATTGACTTGATGGCACAACTTGCAAGTACACAAAACAAGAAACAATGGGCAGTCGGACCTCCAAAATGAGTACTGTTTGGATTGGCTAAACAAACAACCTCCAAAATCAGTTCTTTATGTGTCGTTTGGGACAACTACTTCATTTTCTGGTGAACAAATCAAGGAGCTCGCCATGGGATTAGAGCTAAGCAAACAGAACTTTATATGGGTGTTGAGAGACGCAGATGAAGTTGATAATTCTGGAAAATCTAAAAAACTTAAGTTGCCAGAAGGGTTTGAGGAAAGAGCAAAAGGGGTGGGCTTAGTAGTTCGAGAATGGGCACCACAACCCGAAATCTTGGCTCATCCCTCCACGGGCAGGTTTTTGAGTCATTGTGGTTGGAATTCGTGCATAGAGAGCATAACTTTGATAGTCCCAATAGCTACTTGGCCTATGCACTATGACCAACCAAAAAATGGTTTCTTGGTGACAGAAATATTGAAAATAGGCCTGGCTGTTAGGGAGTGGGAGAAACGCGACGAGCTTATCACTGCGTCCGCTATTGAGAATGTTGTGAGGAAGTTAATGACATCAGAAGAAGGTGATGTGATTAGGAACAAAGCAAAGGAACTGGGAGAAGCTGTAAGACAATCTACACAGAAAGGAGGTGCTGCTCGCATGGAATTGGAGTCTTTCATTGCGCATATCACAAGATAGATACTCTTTAGACTTGTGATTGcattcttaatatatatatattcaagtgAAAGATCCTTAAAATGACAACTTGAACTCAACTATTCGAGTTCAAGTTTATATGATGATGGAGTCTAGGCCGGTTTGTGTACACCTCAACTATTCCAGCAGTACTAGCACATGTACTGACATTAACCGCCAAGGCTTAGGCATATGGTAAAGAAGTCGCTTAATTTTTCTGTCTCTTTACGATTTGAACTCCGGTCTCTCATAGTTTCACCCATTTCATTGCCCGTTGGGCCACACCCGAGCAATGATATTTACAAACAAGGATCATAATGCTGGCAGAGAAAGCTGTTAAGTCTCATCTCAGAATTAGCAAAGTTCATTTCATTCAAGATTGTTGGGTTGATCTTTATGATGCAAAGAAATATGACTTGTGGACCTATTTTTCAACATCAGTACCATAACATGTTGTGAACAACTTCTGCACAAAATTTTCTAACTAAGCAGACAACGAAGACGAGTTGAAAGCTCAATATATATTCAGAAAAGCATACCAATATTCAGTAGATACAATCATTTACAGGTTACTCTCGAATACGAAGAGAATGGATATCGTTTAAATGCATTTTGGATAAAGCGAGTAGAGTAAAAGAGAGCAGAAATAAAGTTAACATTTTTTGCAACTTTTCATATATAAAAGAGAAACCATATCATCATCTGTTTCTAATGCAAACACCTGGAAAAATAGGTCTAGGATCAGGGCAAACACAAGCTTACAAGATTAAAAAGCTACCTTGTGAAATGTCTCTTTTATCTATGCGCGTGCTCCATAGATGTTCTGGATTCCATGCAGCTGCTGCTATGTCCTGTTAGTAGAGGAGTTGTACGTTATAAAGCTACAATATATGAGAATCAATGAAGTAATGCTCCAGTATcgtgatgaatgtcaggaagatCAGAACTAATGGAGAATTTCAACCATCTATTCTTCTCAATACGCTTAAGACAGGGTTGCATCACCAACCCGATTGCAACAGCAGCGAGGCTTATAATCATGACTTTAACTGAAGAAAATGCCAAAACGACACCAATGAGTATGGTCGGAGGAATACACAGTAGGATGGCTCCAACTGTTCCACCAGGTATCTTGAATGGGCGCGATGCATTTGGGAACTTTATTCTTAATCGTACGAATGCTATGAATTCCAAGAtcattccaaagcaatataaGAAATTTTCTGCAGCTACAATCTCTTGAAAGCTCATCCATGAAAGTAAAATCACACCAGAAGCTGAGAAGAGGATACCGACTAAAGGTGTTCCATAACGTGATCTCTTTGCAAAGAACTCCGGTAGCATCCCTCTCTCGGCCATACCAAGTAGCTGAAACGAGTCGCTGCTCATCTCGGCCACAAACGTCCCCATATTTGACAATGCAGCAGCCCCTTGAATCCACCATCTTAGCCAGACTCCACCCAAGATTTTCGCAATATCCGAGAAATAACCATCCGTCCACAAGTCACGCTCGAGTGGAACAGCTCCAGTACCAACTAATAGAGGGAAAAAGTACGATAAAACGACTAGAATCACAGCATAAAAAAGAGCCTTAGGCAGAGTTTTCTTCGGGTTATGCACTTCTCCTACGAGAGTACTAATCGAATCCCAATAATTCAGATTCCAAAAGAGAGTGTTTAAATACAAGTTCCAATCGACATTATGCACATCCGCCACCAACCACCTCGCAGGCCTTAGTTTTGGAATCGAAATGAACCCCATTACGACAAAAGGAAGGATCGACAATATCCCGAGCATAACAGCAACCCATCCAACAATAGTTAAACCCCTATAGTTCATATAAGTTAGAACCAACGTGATACCTAATACCGCGATAACTCGAGGAAGTCCACCACCTAATGCAGGAATTCCTGATTTCAGATAATCAAGAAACAAAACTGGGTAAAGGGCATTATCAATGACTCCACTTAACCATTTCACCCAACCTTGTTGAAAGCCCCAAAATGGACCCAAAGCAGATGAAACCCAAACAACATAGCCACTATTTTCGGGGAACATGGTGCCTAATTCAGCTGTGATCAGTGCCTCAGGGACACTCCATATGATCGGGAAAACCAAGAACCCGACGAGTGCAAGAAGTGGACCGGCTGCTTGTACAGTGTCCTCAACACCAAATGGACCACCTGCTACTTCATAGAATATGAGGAAAACTAGAGGCAAGAGTGAAAGTTTCCTAGGATCATTTGCCCTTGGAGATACAACTTCATTAATCCCTATGTACTCAGCATCATTGTAATTCCCCATTGGAATTGTGGCTTCTCCCCTTACTTTCTGCATTTATCATCAAATCTTAACAGTATAAGAAACACATATCAACTCATTGCAGATAAATAAACATTTACTTCTCTGTCCAAAGACAAAAAACATGA is a genomic window containing:
- the LOC107762427 gene encoding putative polyamine transporter At1g31830 isoform X1; translation: MVPTSSETVQNSKTKSSIEVPNTQQKVEISISEKKISAPSSPANGAIAQTETLSASAATDKSLQNSQNVDDQKVRGEATIPMGNYNDAEYIGINEVVSPRANDPRKLSLLPLVFLIFYEVAGGPFGVEDTVQAAGPLLALVGFLVFPIIWSVPEALITAELGTMFPENSGYVVWVSSALGPFWGFQQGWVKWLSGVIDNALYPVLFLDYLKSGIPALGGGLPRVIAVLGITLVLTYMNYRGLTIVGWVAVMLGILSILPFVVMGFISIPKLRPARWLVADVHNVDWNLYLNTLFWNLNYWDSISTLVGEVHNPKKTLPKALFYAVILVVLSYFFPLLVGTGAVPLERDLWTDGYFSDIAKILGGVWLRWWIQGAAALSNMGTFVAEMSSDSFQLLGMAERGMLPEFFAKRSRYGTPLVGILFSASGVILLSWMSFQEIVAAENFLYCFGMILEFIAFVRLRIKFPNASRPFKIPGGTVGAILLCIPPTILIGVVLAFSSVKVMIISLAAVAIGLVMQPCLKRIEKNRWLKFSISSDLPDIHHDTGALLH
- the LOC107762427 gene encoding putative polyamine transporter At1g31830 isoform X2; this encodes MYVSRKTDCCWRTKCLLIIFISISALNFLQILNLFKTFIPSSRTDSRIKIHGFIKVRGEATIPMGNYNDAEYIGINEVVSPRANDPRKLSLLPLVFLIFYEVAGGPFGVEDTVQAAGPLLALVGFLVFPIIWSVPEALITAELGTMFPENSGYVVWVSSALGPFWGFQQGWVKWLSGVIDNALYPVLFLDYLKSGIPALGGGLPRVIAVLGITLVLTYMNYRGLTIVGWVAVMLGILSILPFVVMGFISIPKLRPARWLVADVHNVDWNLYLNTLFWNLNYWDSISTLVGEVHNPKKTLPKALFYAVILVVLSYFFPLLVGTGAVPLERDLWTDGYFSDIAKILGGVWLRWWIQGAAALSNMGTFVAEMSSDSFQLLGMAERGMLPEFFAKRSRYGTPLVGILFSASGVILLSWMSFQEIVAAENFLYCFGMILEFIAFVRLRIKFPNASRPFKIPGGTVGAILLCIPPTILIGVVLAFSSVKVMIISLAAVAIGLVMQPCLKRIEKNRWLKFSISSDLPDIHHDTGALLH
- the LOC107762426 gene encoding zeatin O-xylosyltransferase-like, which translates into the protein MDDEVVVVMVPFPGQARRVGVVHDFLMSYKVQDFSSFPNIESYIFLCTSSFDMYCSHKCRVAGMPIPLEEEQLKKLPSLKGCYPDDIFVHLGAFQTQYISLSTGDIYNTSQVVEVHKTRNNGQSDLQNEYCLDWLNKQPPKSVLYVSFGTTTSFSGEQIKELAMGLELSKQNFIWVLRDADEVDNSGKSKKLKLPEGFEERAKGVGLVVREWAPQPEILAHPSTGRFLSHCGWNSCIESITLIVPIATWPMHYDQPKNGFLVTEILKIGLAVREWEKRDELITASAIENVVRKLMTSEEGDVIRNKAKELGEAVRQSTQKGGAARMELESFIAHITR
- the LOC107762427 gene encoding putative polyamine transporter At1g31830 isoform X3; the encoded protein is MGNYNDAEYIGINEVVSPRANDPRKLSLLPLVFLIFYEVAGGPFGVEDTVQAAGPLLALVGFLVFPIIWSVPEALITAELGTMFPENSGYVVWVSSALGPFWGFQQGWVKWLSGVIDNALYPVLFLDYLKSGIPALGGGLPRVIAVLGITLVLTYMNYRGLTIVGWVAVMLGILSILPFVVMGFISIPKLRPARWLVADVHNVDWNLYLNTLFWNLNYWDSISTLVGEVHNPKKTLPKALFYAVILVVLSYFFPLLVGTGAVPLERDLWTDGYFSDIAKILGGVWLRWWIQGAAALSNMGTFVAEMSSDSFQLLGMAERGMLPEFFAKRSRYGTPLVGILFSASGVILLSWMSFQEIVAAENFLYCFGMILEFIAFVRLRIKFPNASRPFKIPGGTVGAILLCIPPTILIGVVLAFSSVKVMIISLAAVAIGLVMQPCLKRIEKNRWLKFSISSDLPDIHHDTGALLH